One window from the genome of Cryptomeria japonica chromosome 6, Sugi_1.0, whole genome shotgun sequence encodes:
- the LOC131068709 gene encoding linamarin synthase 1-like, producing MGELFTTLAKRGACRAPHQWPPICNCPESSFGLVVPLPLLFRNMFLSKFEYQLEGVVVSVSEGKRPEKMITSLPGNIPALWPGDLISFYREQFTSDLIYEALLYESRMCDTGDYVLVNTFEELEGREAAAALSIKGCPSVSIGPVFLPNLLGGENSTLSNMSMWEEDDSCLHWLDKQRPRSVLYVSFGSLALKSQEQLVLRSDIAQRQAAVLPKGLEARTKDRALFVKWTPQLKVLAHPSVGGFLTHSGWNSTLESISMGVPMIGWPYFADQFLNCRFAKDVWKVGLDFKDVDIDDGRLVRREEIKSAVVSVMESEELQKKAADLKEAATKAVMAGGSSFNNIISFINDMFKHAKSQSSVHCEETREKDGNMH from the exons ATGGGTGAGTTATTTACAACGCTGGCTAAACGTGGAGCATGTCGTGCACCGCATCAGTGGCCGCCAATATGCAACTGCCCAGAGTCGTCTTTTGGCCTGGTTGTGCCGCTGCCTCTATTGTTCAGAAATATGTTCCTGTCAAAG TTTGAGTATCAACTTGAAGGTGTGGTGGTTTCAGTGAGCGAAGGAAAACGTCCGGAGAAAATGATTACTAGTCTACCGGGGAATATACCAGCTCTATGGCCCGGCGATCTGATATCGTTCTACCGTGAGCAGTTTACATCGGATCTCATCTACGAAGCGTTGCTATATGAATCACGAATGTGTGACACGGGGGACTATGTGCTTGTCAACACCTTTGAAGAATTGGAAGGAAGAGAGGCGGCAGCGGCGCTTTCCATCAAAGGATGTCCATCTGTGTCAATAGGCCCTGTATTTCTCCCTAATTTGTTAGGAGGGGAGAACTCGACGCTGAGCAACATGTCTATGTGGGAGGAAGACGATAGCTGCTTGCACTGGCTCGACAAACAACGCCCGCGCTCTGTGTTGTATGTATCCTTTGGCAGCTTGGCCCTCAAATCGCAAGAGCAGTTGGTTCTTCGCTCCGATATTGCTCAGAGGCAAGCTGCTGTTTTGCCCAAGGGATTGGAAGCGAGAACCAAAGATCGCGCCTTGTTTGTGAAATGGACACCGCAATTGAAGGTGCTTGCACATCCTTCGGTGGGAGGATTTCTGACGCACAGCGGGTGGAATTCAACATTGGAAAGCATAAGCATGGGAGTGCCCATGATTGGTTGGCCTTACTTCGCTGATCAGTTCCTCAATTGCAGATTCGCCAAAGATGTATGGAAGGTCGGCTTAGATTTTAAGGACGTGGACATTGACGATGGGAGGTTGGTGAGAAGAGAAGAGATAAAGAGTGCAGTTGTGAGTGTGATGGAGAGCGAGGAGTTGCAGAAGAAAGCCGCGGACCTCAAAGAGGCGGCAACGAAAGCAGTGATGGCAGGAGGTTCTTCTTTTAACAACATAATCAGCTTCATCAACGATATGTTCAAACATGCTAAATCGCAGTCTTCCGTGCACTGTGAGGAAACACGTGAAAAAGATGGCAATATGCACTAG